A section of the Mycolicibacterium anyangense genome encodes:
- a CDS encoding heavy-metal-associated domain-containing protein → MSEQTFKVEGLHCQSCVRVVSAALEALPAVSGVAVDLGEPSIVRVQADSDLSVAQVQAALDEEGEYSVVA, encoded by the coding sequence GTGTCGGAGCAGACGTTCAAGGTCGAAGGACTGCACTGCCAGAGCTGCGTGCGGGTGGTGAGCGCCGCGCTGGAGGCGCTGCCCGCCGTCAGCGGCGTCGCGGTGGACCTCGGCGAGCCGTCGATCGTGCGGGTACAGGCCGACTCCGACCTGTCCGTCGCGCAGGTCCAGGCCGCCCTCGACGAAGAGGGCGAATACTCCGTCGTCGCCTGA
- a CDS encoding WhiB family transcriptional regulator, with the protein MRRQRFPRPSADEWDWQRRGVCRAADSSVFFGPDHEPRAARIRREQIAKNLCHGCPVLAKCRSHALNACEPYGIWGGLSASERAQLSRPARRDVDSSCSIAL; encoded by the coding sequence GTGAGGCGACAACGATTTCCGCGTCCGTCGGCCGACGAATGGGACTGGCAGCGCCGCGGGGTGTGCCGCGCCGCCGACTCGTCGGTGTTCTTCGGACCTGACCACGAGCCGCGAGCCGCGCGTATCCGCCGCGAACAGATCGCCAAGAACCTCTGCCACGGCTGCCCCGTGCTGGCCAAATGCCGGAGCCATGCCCTCAACGCGTGCGAGCCCTACGGCATCTGGGGTGGTCTCTCGGCATCGGAGCGCGCGCAGCTGTCGCGGCCTGCGCGCCGCGACGTGGACAGCTCCTGCAGCATCGCGTTGTAA
- a CDS encoding heavy metal translocating P-type ATPase, translating to MTASVVGGVADTDVRRVQLDVSGMSCAACAARVETKLNKVDGVHATVNYATRVATIDAADSVATDDLCEVVRRAGYDAAPRSATPVEMADPDEQTARSLLRRLAIAAVLFVPLADLSVMFAVVPSTRFTGWAWVLTALALPIVTWAAWPFHRVALRNARHGTASMETLISVGVTAATLWSLATIFGGHGQRQTHGIWDALLGSDAIYLEVAAGVTVFILAGRYFEAKAKSRAGSALRALAALSAKNVTVLLADGTEMVIPADELKEQQRFVVRPGETIAADGLVVEGSAAIDVSAMTGESTPARAHPGGQVIGGTVVLDGRLIVEAAAVGADTQFAGMVRLVEEAQAQKADAQRLADKVAAVFVPTVFVIAAVTAAGWLLSGAGADRAFSAALAVLVIACPCALGLATPTAMMVASGRGAQLGIFLKGYRALEAIRAVDTVVFDKTGTLTTGHLTVTGISAAPGWVADEVLAMAAAVEAASEHAVAVAIAGAVTDHRDVADFRSSAGRGVTGHVSGSHVTVGRPSWVRGDSALGAELEGFWRAGEARGETVVFVAVDGEVCGAVAVADAVKESAAQAVADLHSRGLRTVLLTGDNASAAAAVAAQVGIDEVIAEVLPDGKVDVIEQLRDGGQVVAMVGDGINDGPALASADLGLAIGRGTDVAIGAADIILVRDDLDIVPQALDLARATMRTIRVNLFWAFGYNVAAIPIAAAGLLNPLIAGAAMAFSSFFVVSNSLRLRTFGTPGRKG from the coding sequence ATGACGGCATCCGTCGTCGGCGGCGTCGCCGACACCGACGTCCGCCGGGTCCAACTCGACGTCTCGGGAATGTCCTGTGCGGCCTGCGCTGCCCGCGTCGAGACCAAGCTCAACAAGGTCGACGGCGTGCACGCCACCGTGAACTACGCCACCCGGGTGGCCACCATCGACGCCGCCGATTCGGTGGCCACCGACGACCTGTGTGAGGTGGTGCGCAGGGCCGGCTACGACGCCGCGCCGCGCAGCGCGACGCCTGTCGAGATGGCCGACCCCGACGAGCAGACCGCGCGCAGCCTGCTGCGCCGCCTGGCGATCGCTGCGGTGCTGTTCGTGCCGTTGGCCGATCTGTCGGTGATGTTCGCCGTGGTCCCCAGCACCCGATTTACCGGATGGGCCTGGGTATTGACCGCGCTGGCGCTGCCGATCGTCACCTGGGCGGCCTGGCCGTTCCACCGCGTCGCGCTGCGCAATGCCCGACACGGCACCGCGTCGATGGAGACGCTGATCTCGGTCGGCGTCACCGCGGCGACGCTGTGGTCGCTGGCCACGATCTTCGGCGGCCACGGTCAGCGCCAGACCCACGGGATCTGGGACGCCCTGCTCGGCAGTGACGCGATCTACCTTGAAGTCGCCGCCGGTGTCACGGTGTTCATCCTGGCCGGCCGCTATTTCGAGGCCAAGGCCAAGTCGCGGGCCGGCAGCGCCCTGCGCGCGTTGGCGGCGCTGAGCGCCAAGAACGTCACGGTTCTGCTCGCCGACGGCACCGAGATGGTGATTCCGGCCGACGAACTCAAAGAACAGCAGCGCTTCGTGGTGCGCCCCGGCGAGACCATCGCCGCCGACGGCCTGGTGGTCGAGGGCAGCGCGGCGATCGATGTGAGCGCGATGACCGGCGAATCAACACCGGCCCGAGCCCATCCCGGTGGTCAGGTGATCGGTGGCACCGTGGTGCTCGACGGCCGGTTGATCGTCGAGGCCGCCGCAGTGGGCGCCGACACCCAGTTCGCCGGCATGGTGCGTCTGGTCGAGGAGGCCCAGGCGCAGAAGGCCGACGCGCAGCGGCTGGCCGACAAGGTCGCCGCGGTGTTCGTGCCCACGGTGTTCGTGATCGCCGCGGTGACGGCCGCAGGCTGGCTGCTGTCCGGGGCCGGTGCCGATCGCGCATTCTCGGCGGCGCTGGCGGTGCTGGTGATCGCCTGCCCCTGCGCCCTGGGCCTGGCGACTCCGACGGCGATGATGGTGGCCTCGGGGCGGGGCGCCCAGCTCGGCATCTTCCTCAAGGGCTACCGCGCGCTGGAGGCCATTCGCGCCGTGGACACCGTGGTGTTCGACAAGACCGGCACCCTGACCACCGGACACCTCACGGTCACCGGCATCAGCGCCGCACCGGGCTGGGTCGCCGACGAGGTGCTCGCCATGGCGGCGGCCGTCGAGGCGGCCTCCGAACACGCTGTCGCCGTGGCCATCGCCGGTGCGGTGACCGACCACCGCGACGTTGCAGACTTCCGCTCCTCTGCCGGACGAGGCGTCACCGGTCACGTCTCGGGAAGCCATGTCACGGTCGGCCGCCCGTCGTGGGTGCGCGGTGACTCGGCATTGGGTGCCGAGCTCGAGGGGTTCTGGCGGGCGGGCGAAGCACGCGGGGAGACAGTCGTTTTCGTCGCGGTGGACGGCGAGGTGTGCGGTGCGGTCGCGGTGGCCGACGCGGTCAAGGAGTCGGCGGCCCAAGCGGTGGCGGACCTGCACAGCAGGGGATTGCGCACGGTGCTGCTCACCGGCGACAACGCCTCGGCGGCGGCTGCGGTAGCCGCCCAGGTCGGTATCGACGAGGTGATCGCCGAGGTGCTGCCCGACGGCAAGGTCGACGTCATCGAGCAACTGCGCGACGGTGGCCAGGTGGTCGCGATGGTCGGGGACGGGATCAACGACGGCCCCGCCCTGGCGTCGGCGGATCTGGGCCTGGCGATCGGGCGCGGCACCGACGTCGCGATCGGGGCGGCCGACATCATCCTGGTGCGCGACGATCTCGACATCGTCCCGCAGGCACTCGATCTGGCCCGCGCCACGATGCGCACCATCCGGGTCAACCTGTTCTGGGCCTTCGGCTACAACGTGGCGGCCATCCCGATCGCCGCGGCAGGCCTGCTCAACCCGCTCATCGCCGGTGCGGCGATGGCGTTCTCCTCGTTCTTCGTCGTCTCGAACAGCTTGCGGCTGCGCACCTTCGGGACTCCCGGTCGGAAAGGCTGA
- the cbiQ gene encoding cobalt ECF transporter T component CbiQ — protein sequence MGAGHSHPLYRDGHSVVHHAPAEVKIAGLVAFVLAVVATPREMIWPFALYAVIVLVVWRVARIPLRWILPRMLIEAPFLVLAVLLPFAEGGQRVHVAGLQLSVAGLWAAWGIVVKGTLGVAASLTVAATTSARELPLALSRLGVPGLITSMLVLMIRYIDLLSAEISRMRMARISRGDSPRALHQAGAIAKGVGALFLRSYERGERVYLAMTSRGFDGRVPELAIVGARPRATSVQWIGALTPAAAAITVAGAAWILR from the coding sequence ATGGGTGCGGGCCATTCCCATCCGCTGTACCGCGACGGGCACTCGGTGGTGCACCACGCGCCCGCCGAGGTCAAGATCGCCGGGCTTGTTGCGTTCGTGCTGGCGGTGGTCGCCACGCCACGGGAGATGATCTGGCCCTTCGCGCTGTACGCGGTGATCGTGCTCGTCGTGTGGCGGGTGGCGCGGATTCCCTTGCGCTGGATCCTGCCCCGCATGCTCATCGAAGCACCGTTCCTGGTGCTGGCGGTGCTGCTGCCGTTCGCCGAGGGCGGCCAGCGGGTTCATGTCGCCGGACTGCAGCTGTCGGTGGCCGGGCTGTGGGCGGCCTGGGGCATCGTCGTCAAGGGAACCCTGGGCGTCGCCGCGTCGCTGACCGTGGCCGCGACCACGTCGGCGCGGGAACTGCCGCTGGCGCTGAGCAGGCTCGGGGTGCCCGGACTGATCACCTCCATGCTCGTCCTGATGATCCGCTACATCGACCTGCTCTCGGCCGAGATCAGCCGGATGCGGATGGCGCGGATCTCCCGGGGTGACTCGCCGCGTGCCCTGCACCAGGCCGGTGCCATTGCCAAAGGTGTTGGTGCCCTGTTCCTTCGGTCCTATGAGCGCGGTGAGCGGGTGTACCTGGCAATGACCTCGCGTGGTTTCGACGGCCGGGTGCCGGAGCTGGCCATCGTCGGTGCCCGGCCGCGGGCGACCTCGGTGCAGTGGATAGGTGCGTTGACGCCCGCCGCGGCCGCGATCACGGTGGCGGGTGCGGCATGGATCCTGCGATGA
- a CDS encoding superoxide dismutase produces MAEYVLPELDYDYGALEPHISGEINEIHHSKHHAAYIKGLNDTLATLEEARAKEDHGAIFLNEKNLAFHLGGHVNHSIWWKNLSPDGGDKPTGDLAAALDDGFGSFDAFRTQFSAAANGLQGSGWAVLGYESASARLLTFQLYDQQANVPPGITPLLQVDMWEHAYYLQYKNVKADYVTAFWNVVNWADVQERFTAATMRHGV; encoded by the coding sequence ATGGCCGAGTACGTCCTACCCGAGCTTGATTACGACTACGGCGCGCTGGAGCCCCACATCTCCGGCGAGATCAACGAGATTCACCACAGCAAGCACCACGCGGCCTATATCAAGGGCCTCAACGACACGCTGGCCACACTCGAGGAGGCGCGCGCCAAGGAGGATCATGGCGCGATCTTCCTCAATGAGAAGAACCTGGCCTTCCATCTCGGCGGTCATGTCAACCACTCGATCTGGTGGAAGAACCTCTCGCCGGACGGCGGTGACAAACCTACCGGGGACCTGGCCGCCGCCCTCGACGATGGCTTCGGATCTTTCGATGCCTTCCGGACTCAATTCAGTGCGGCCGCCAACGGTTTGCAGGGATCCGGCTGGGCGGTGCTGGGATACGAGAGTGCCAGCGCCCGGCTGCTGACATTTCAGCTCTACGACCAGCAAGCCAATGTGCCGCCCGGGATCACACCGCTGCTGCAGGTGGACATGTGGGAGCACGCCTATTACCTGCAGTACAAGAACGTCAAGGCCGACTACGTGACGGCATTCTGGAACGTGGTGAACTGGGCTGATGTGCAGGAACGGTTCACCGCGGCAACCATGCGCCATGGTGTGTAA
- the sigC gene encoding RNA polymerase sigma factor SigC, whose product MAERDDDQVTSWALAAGRGDNAALDSFIRATERDVWRTVAFLGDPGNADDLTQETYLRALGSLPRFSGRSSARTWLLSIARRVVVDQIRRNQARPRNAGYTVDLDQVLDTRRSAARFEDIIEIRLLLDGLDEDRRQALMLTQVLGLSYAEAAEVCGCPVGTIRSRVARARDELMVAANRDDQVG is encoded by the coding sequence GTGGCTGAACGCGACGACGACCAGGTGACCTCATGGGCGCTGGCCGCCGGACGCGGTGACAACGCCGCTCTCGACTCGTTCATCCGGGCCACCGAGCGCGATGTGTGGCGCACCGTCGCCTTCCTCGGCGACCCGGGCAACGCCGACGACCTGACCCAGGAGACCTACCTGCGGGCGCTGGGTTCGCTGCCCCGGTTCTCCGGGCGCTCCTCGGCCCGCACCTGGCTGCTATCCATCGCGCGACGCGTGGTGGTCGACCAGATCCGGCGCAACCAGGCCCGCCCCCGCAACGCGGGCTACACCGTCGACCTCGATCAGGTACTCGACACCCGCCGCAGCGCGGCCCGCTTCGAGGACATCATCGAGATCCGGCTGCTGCTCGACGGCCTGGACGAGGATCGCCGGCAGGCGCTCATGCTCACCCAGGTGCTCGGGCTGTCCTATGCCGAAGCCGCCGAGGTCTGCGGGTGCCCGGTGGGCACCATCCGCTCTCGGGTGGCCCGGGCCCGCGATGAGCTGATGGTCGCCGCCAACCGCGACGACCAGGTGGGCTGA
- a CDS encoding PDGLE domain-containing protein: protein MRRHWRFWAGFAAAIVLIAGVVSYFASSSPDGLDSATLQGCQVVATDHGEQLTGQCIAQHATEHPLSVSPLADYTVFGHAGSVGAAGIIGAVVVLALAGGAFWLLARSRRSGS, encoded by the coding sequence GTGAGGCGGCATTGGCGGTTCTGGGCGGGGTTCGCCGCGGCCATCGTGCTGATCGCCGGGGTGGTGTCCTACTTCGCCAGCTCCAGCCCCGATGGGCTGGACTCGGCCACCCTGCAGGGCTGCCAGGTGGTGGCGACCGACCACGGTGAGCAGCTGACCGGACAGTGCATCGCCCAGCACGCCACCGAACACCCCCTGTCGGTGTCTCCGCTGGCCGACTACACGGTGTTCGGGCACGCCGGCAGCGTGGGCGCCGCCGGGATCATCGGCGCCGTGGTGGTGCTCGCGCTGGCCGGCGGTGCGTTCTGGCTGCTGGCCCGCAGCCGCCGCTCCGGGAGCTGA
- a CDS encoding zf-HC2 domain-containing protein gives MDCEVAREALSARIDGEREPVPGPRVDEHVATCDACRDWYTRAVDQTQLLRRLAGRSQVQAVAAPAVPARRTLPLGTAVIWRRWALGIVGGIQLALAAAQGFGANVGTSAGHHAMMSGHLLNESTAWSAALGAVMVIAALRPTAAAGLAGVLTVFTAVLTVYVVNDAIAGAVTVDRILSHLPVLLGTLLALLVWRDTRTPGPQGSAEAADLVLPDNAVRGRRRGHLYPTDGSAA, from the coding sequence GTGGACTGCGAGGTCGCCAGAGAGGCGCTGTCGGCTCGGATCGACGGGGAACGCGAGCCCGTGCCGGGCCCCCGTGTCGACGAGCACGTCGCCACCTGTGACGCCTGCCGGGACTGGTACACCCGTGCCGTCGACCAGACCCAGCTACTGCGCCGACTGGCCGGCCGCTCCCAGGTGCAGGCCGTCGCCGCACCCGCCGTCCCGGCCCGACGGACGCTCCCCCTGGGCACGGCGGTGATCTGGCGACGCTGGGCGCTCGGAATCGTCGGTGGCATCCAGCTCGCCCTGGCCGCCGCGCAGGGCTTCGGCGCCAACGTCGGCACCTCGGCCGGTCACCACGCCATGATGAGCGGTCACCTCCTCAACGAGTCGACCGCATGGTCGGCGGCGCTCGGCGCGGTGATGGTGATCGCCGCACTGCGGCCGACGGCCGCCGCCGGACTGGCCGGAGTGCTGACCGTGTTCACCGCGGTCCTCACCGTTTACGTCGTCAACGATGCGATCGCCGGAGCGGTCACCGTGGACCGGATCCTGAGCCACCTTCCCGTCCTGCTCGGCACCCTGCTGGCACTGCTGGTGTGGCGCGATACCCGCACCCCCGGGCCCCAGGGCAGTGCCGAGGCCGCAGATCTGGTACTGCCCGACAACGCCGTTCGTGGACGCCGCCGCGGCCACCTCTACCCCACCGACGGCTCGGCCGCCTGA
- a CDS encoding energy-coupling factor ABC transporter permease, whose translation MHMSDGLVNAPTSVLFAALAIAAVGLCAWRARTELDERAVPLAGLVAAFIFAVQMINFPILPGVSGHLLGGALAAILVGPFTGVLCIAIVLVVQSLLFADGGVSALGMNITNMALIGVAAGYSTAVLLFAVVRRRGNGRSVPALGVVAFLSAVIGTVCAAMGFVIEYAIGGAAPVSLTTVATYMLGTHVLIGIGEGVITAVTVMAVARARPDLVYLLRRTRTETVVPA comes from the coding sequence ATGCACATGAGTGACGGTCTGGTGAACGCTCCCACCTCGGTGCTCTTCGCGGCGCTGGCGATCGCGGCGGTGGGTTTGTGCGCCTGGCGGGCGCGCACCGAACTCGACGAGCGGGCCGTTCCGCTGGCCGGTCTGGTCGCGGCTTTCATCTTCGCGGTGCAGATGATCAACTTCCCGATCCTGCCCGGCGTCAGCGGCCATCTGCTGGGCGGCGCGCTGGCCGCGATCCTGGTCGGCCCGTTCACCGGCGTGCTGTGTATCGCGATCGTCTTGGTGGTCCAGTCGCTGCTGTTCGCCGACGGCGGTGTGAGCGCGCTCGGGATGAACATCACCAACATGGCCCTGATCGGGGTGGCGGCCGGCTACTCGACCGCGGTGCTGCTGTTCGCCGTCGTCCGCCGGCGCGGCAATGGCCGATCGGTGCCGGCGCTCGGAGTCGTCGCCTTCCTGTCTGCTGTCATCGGAACAGTCTGTGCAGCAATGGGTTTCGTCATCGAATATGCGATCGGTGGTGCCGCGCCGGTGTCGTTGACGACGGTGGCCACCTACATGCTGGGCACGCACGTGCTGATCGGCATCGGTGAAGGCGTGATCACCGCGGTCACCGTCATGGCGGTGGCCCGGGCCCGGCCGGACCTGGTGTACCTGCTGCGGCGCACCCGTACCGAGACGGTGGTCCCGGCGTGA
- a CDS encoding energy-coupling factor ABC transporter ATP-binding protein, protein MSTPAIRVQGLRHRYPDGRVALDGVDLTVAPGERVAILGPNGAGKTTLMLHLNGVLTATSGTVEISGITLDRKTIRDIRRRVGLVFQDPDDQLFMPTVAQDVAFGPANFGVTGEQLAARVHAALQTVSMTEHAERSPAHLSVGQRRRAALATVLACEPEILVLDEPSANLDPVARRELAQTLATLPATMLIVTHDLPYAAQLCERAIVLDRGTVVADDTVTAVLSNTELLAAHRLELPWGFVVPTH, encoded by the coding sequence ATGAGCACCCCGGCGATCCGGGTGCAGGGCCTGCGCCACCGTTATCCGGACGGCCGGGTCGCGCTCGACGGTGTCGACCTGACCGTCGCCCCCGGTGAGCGGGTGGCCATCCTCGGACCCAACGGGGCGGGCAAGACCACCCTGATGCTGCATCTCAACGGTGTCCTCACCGCCACCTCGGGAACCGTCGAGATCAGCGGAATCACGTTGGACCGCAAGACTATTCGCGATATTCGCCGCCGTGTCGGGCTGGTGTTCCAGGACCCCGACGACCAGCTGTTCATGCCGACCGTCGCCCAGGACGTCGCCTTCGGCCCGGCCAACTTCGGGGTCACCGGAGAGCAACTCGCCGCCCGCGTGCACGCCGCACTGCAGACCGTGTCGATGACCGAGCACGCCGAACGCAGCCCGGCGCACCTGTCGGTGGGCCAGCGCAGGCGCGCGGCCCTGGCCACGGTGCTGGCGTGTGAACCAGAGATCCTGGTGCTCGACGAGCCGTCGGCCAACCTCGACCCGGTGGCCCGCCGGGAGTTGGCGCAGACGCTGGCCACGCTGCCGGCGACCATGCTGATCGTCACCCACGACCTGCCCTATGCCGCGCAGCTGTGCGAGCGCGCCATCGTGCTGGACCGCGGTACGGTGGTCGCCGACGACACCGTCACCGCGGTGCTGTCCAACACCGAACTGCTGGCCGCCCACCGGCTGGAGTTGCCCTGGGGTTTCGTGGTTCCCACGCACTGA
- a CDS encoding cytochrome c oxidase assembly protein, which produces MKSSRTGSRPAGRWVLVGGYLAMAAALAGYAVASGAARFRETGDSFPGLPTSIGELVGHFTATLAGAGCLGGLVFIVITARPDERGLLDADSFRVHLLAERIAGLWVLTAAAMVVVQAAADSGIPVSRLVSSGAIGTAVGASELARGWVAVAIFAAVVAAVLRLTVRWIWHVVLLVPGLIAVIAIAVTGNAGQGPDHDYATSAVIVFALAAAVLAGMKISAVIAPPRDDLRRRVLLVEVMAGAVGLVYGGLLLLLLTDPGSLLHSDYGRLGLLAAAVLLITWLVDVTRLRTRAETRRGPVGAVAMIVFFAAVAAMAVQTAPRLLSHRFTAWDVFLGYELPQPPNVVRLLTMWRFDVLLGLGAVVLAALYVVAVVRLRRRGDAWPPGRTVAWLFGCLALLLATSSGVRAYGSAMFSVHMSEHMALNMFIPVFLVLGAPITLALRTLPAAAADQPPGPREWLLWLVHSPVSKFLSHPATAFILFVGSLYAVYFTPLFDTLVRYHWGHEFMSVHFLITGYLFFWGIIGIDPGPRRLPFIGRLALLFAVMPFHAFFGVATMTMTSIIGENFYGQLDLPWLSSLLDDQHLGGAIAWGSSELPIIVVVIALVVQWTRQDRKLATRTDRHADAHYDDDLDAYNAMLQELSKTRR; this is translated from the coding sequence ATGAAGTCGAGCCGCACGGGCAGCCGACCGGCCGGCAGATGGGTCCTGGTCGGCGGATACCTCGCCATGGCCGCAGCGCTGGCGGGTTATGCGGTGGCGTCCGGAGCCGCCCGATTCCGGGAGACCGGTGACTCGTTCCCCGGCCTGCCGACCAGCATCGGTGAACTCGTGGGTCACTTCACCGCGACCCTGGCCGGTGCCGGGTGCCTGGGCGGGCTGGTGTTCATCGTGATCACCGCACGCCCCGACGAGCGGGGCCTGCTCGACGCGGACTCCTTCCGGGTTCATCTGCTCGCCGAACGCATCGCCGGGCTGTGGGTGCTGACCGCCGCGGCGATGGTGGTAGTGCAGGCGGCCGCCGATTCCGGCATCCCGGTATCCCGCCTGGTGAGCAGCGGCGCGATCGGCACCGCGGTGGGCGCATCGGAGCTGGCCCGCGGCTGGGTCGCGGTGGCGATCTTCGCCGCGGTGGTGGCGGCGGTGCTGCGGCTGACGGTGCGATGGATCTGGCATGTGGTGCTCCTGGTGCCCGGCCTTATCGCGGTGATCGCGATCGCGGTCACCGGCAACGCCGGCCAGGGTCCGGACCACGACTACGCGACCAGTGCCGTCATCGTCTTCGCGCTCGCGGCCGCGGTGCTGGCCGGGATGAAGATCAGCGCCGTGATCGCCCCGCCCCGCGACGACCTGCGGCGCCGGGTGCTCCTGGTCGAGGTGATGGCCGGCGCGGTGGGGCTGGTGTACGGCGGGCTGCTGCTGTTGCTGCTGACCGATCCCGGCTCGCTGCTGCACTCGGACTACGGGCGGTTGGGCCTGCTGGCTGCAGCGGTGCTGCTGATCACCTGGCTGGTCGACGTCACCAGGCTGCGGACGCGGGCCGAGACGCGGCGCGGTCCGGTCGGCGCGGTGGCGATGATCGTGTTCTTCGCCGCGGTGGCGGCGATGGCGGTGCAGACGGCGCCGCGCCTGCTGTCCCACAGGTTCACCGCGTGGGATGTCTTCCTCGGTTACGAGCTGCCGCAGCCCCCGAATGTGGTTCGGCTGCTGACGATGTGGCGCTTCGATGTCCTGCTCGGTCTCGGCGCGGTGGTGCTGGCCGCGCTGTACGTGGTGGCGGTGGTCCGGCTGCGCCGCCGCGGCGACGCCTGGCCGCCGGGCCGAACGGTCGCGTGGCTGTTCGGCTGCCTGGCCCTGCTGTTGGCGACCAGTTCCGGGGTTCGGGCCTATGGCTCGGCGATGTTCAGCGTGCACATGTCCGAGCACATGGCGCTCAACATGTTCATCCCGGTCTTCCTGGTTCTCGGCGCCCCGATCACCCTGGCCCTGCGGACGCTGCCCGCCGCGGCCGCCGACCAACCGCCCGGCCCGCGGGAATGGCTGCTGTGGCTGGTGCACTCACCGGTGTCGAAGTTCCTGTCCCATCCGGCCACGGCGTTCATCCTGTTCGTCGGGTCGCTGTATGCGGTGTACTTCACCCCGCTGTTCGACACCCTGGTGCGCTACCACTGGGGCCACGAGTTCATGAGCGTGCACTTCCTGATCACCGGCTACCTGTTCTTCTGGGGCATCATCGGCATCGACCCCGGACCGCGCCGGTTGCCGTTCATCGGCCGGCTCGCGCTGTTGTTCGCAGTCATGCCGTTTCACGCGTTCTTCGGCGTCGCCACCATGACCATGACCTCGATCATCGGCGAGAACTTCTACGGCCAGCTCGACTTGCCTTGGCTGTCCAGCCTGCTCGACGATCAGCATCTTGGCGGCGCAATCGCTTGGGGTTCCAGCGAATTGCCGATCATCGTGGTGGTGATCGCGCTGGTGGTGCAGTGGACGCGCCAGGACCGCAAGCTCGCCACCCGTACCGACCGGCACGCCGACGCACACTACGACGACGATCTGGACGCCTACAACGCGATGCTGCAGGAGCTGTCCAAGACGCGGCGCTGA
- a CDS encoding DUF5134 domain-containing protein produces MIQDLTLRWIVTLLFVLSAAECVFAIAVGHRRWPSVISYSLHAIMAVAMAVMAWPRGAALPTIPPMVFFALATVWFIVIAATAAGSGHRIATIYHALMMLAMAWMYAVMNGRLLPAGSAPSAAAGGHHGGHASMPGMDMGDMPGMDMGDSTAAATGHPGWIAALNWVCTIGFAVAAVVWLIRYLAARQSRSDGDAVHQLGLLSQAMMAIGMAVMFGVML; encoded by the coding sequence GTGATCCAGGATCTGACGTTGCGTTGGATCGTCACGCTGTTGTTCGTCCTGAGCGCCGCCGAGTGCGTCTTCGCGATCGCCGTCGGGCATCGGCGGTGGCCCAGCGTCATCAGCTACTCCCTACACGCGATCATGGCGGTGGCGATGGCGGTGATGGCGTGGCCGCGCGGTGCCGCCCTGCCGACGATCCCGCCGATGGTGTTCTTTGCGCTCGCGACGGTCTGGTTCATCGTGATCGCCGCTACCGCCGCGGGGTCCGGCCATCGGATCGCGACGATCTACCACGCGCTGATGATGCTCGCGATGGCCTGGATGTACGCGGTGATGAACGGCCGGCTGCTACCCGCCGGGTCCGCGCCGTCCGCGGCCGCCGGCGGCCATCACGGCGGGCACGCCAGCATGCCGGGCATGGACATGGGGGACATGCCGGGCATGGACATGGGGGACTCGACCGCCGCCGCCACCGGGCATCCCGGCTGGATCGCCGCGCTGAACTGGGTGTGCACCATCGGCTTCGCCGTTGCGGCCGTGGTCTGGCTGATCCGCTATCTTGCTGCGCGCCAATCGCGTTCGGACGGTGACGCGGTGCATCAACTCGGGCTGCTCAGCCAGGCGATGATGGCGATCGGCATGGCCGTCATGTTCGGCGTGATGCTGTAG
- a CDS encoding ArsR/SmtB family transcription factor, with amino-acid sequence MHGPGDEVTVERASSALADVDIHGWTQRFDLLSDPHRLEILLCLHRAPGICVGDLASALGRSENAVSQALRVLRQQGWVTSTRVGRLVSYRLEDHTVHDLLHWIGAAHNE; translated from the coding sequence ATGCACGGGCCAGGCGACGAGGTGACGGTGGAACGCGCCTCCTCGGCGCTGGCCGACGTCGACATCCACGGCTGGACTCAGCGCTTCGACCTGCTCAGTGATCCACATCGGCTGGAGATCCTGCTCTGCCTGCACCGTGCTCCCGGCATCTGCGTCGGCGACCTGGCCTCGGCGCTGGGCCGGTCGGAGAACGCCGTCTCGCAGGCCCTTCGGGTACTGCGTCAGCAGGGCTGGGTGACCTCGACCCGGGTCGGCCGGCTGGTCAGCTACCGGCTGGAGGACCACACCGTCCACGATCTGCTGCACTGGATCGGCGCGGCACACAACGAGTAA